A genomic region of Pseudomonas abietaniphila contains the following coding sequences:
- a CDS encoding Re/Si-specific NAD(P)(+) transhydrogenase subunit alpha, producing MHIGVPLETQSGETRVAATPETIKKLIGQGHKVTVQSGAGITASVTDSAYEAAGASIGSAADAFGAELILKVVAPSDSELALIKTGTVVIGMLNPFNNEIIAKMAERGITAFALEAAPRTSRAQSLDVLSSQANIAGYKSVLLAAHHYPRFMPMLMTAAGTVKAARVLILGAGVAGLQAIATAKRLGAVIEASDVRPAVKEQIESLGAKFVDVPYETDEEREAAVGVGGYARPMPASWMQRQAVAVHERAKQADIVITTALIPGRKAPVLLSAETVSQMKPGSVVIDLAAAQGGNCPLTVADQVVIEHGVTIVGHTNLPALVAADASALYARNLLDFLKLVFTKEGQFEINLEDDIVAACLMCRDGQIVRKNG from the coding sequence GTGCACATTGGTGTCCCTCTCGAAACCCAGTCCGGTGAAACTCGGGTTGCTGCAACGCCGGAAACCATCAAGAAGCTCATTGGCCAGGGTCATAAGGTCACCGTCCAGTCAGGCGCCGGCATTACCGCCAGCGTCACGGACAGTGCCTATGAAGCGGCAGGTGCTTCGATTGGCAGCGCTGCTGATGCCTTCGGTGCCGAGCTGATCCTCAAGGTCGTCGCGCCCAGCGACAGCGAACTGGCTCTGATCAAGACCGGGACCGTTGTCATCGGGATGCTTAACCCCTTCAACAACGAGATCATCGCCAAGATGGCCGAGCGCGGAATTACCGCCTTTGCCCTCGAAGCGGCACCGCGCACCTCGCGCGCGCAGAGCCTCGACGTGCTGTCCTCGCAAGCCAACATTGCCGGTTACAAATCGGTGCTGCTGGCCGCGCATCACTATCCGCGCTTCATGCCGATGCTGATGACCGCCGCCGGTACGGTGAAAGCCGCCCGCGTGCTGATCCTCGGCGCAGGTGTTGCTGGTTTGCAGGCCATCGCCACAGCCAAACGTCTGGGCGCAGTCATCGAAGCTTCCGACGTTCGCCCTGCTGTGAAGGAACAGATCGAATCGCTGGGCGCCAAGTTCGTCGATGTGCCGTATGAGACAGATGAAGAACGCGAAGCAGCGGTCGGTGTCGGCGGTTATGCGCGCCCGATGCCTGCCAGCTGGATGCAGCGCCAGGCTGTAGCCGTTCACGAGCGCGCCAAGCAGGCGGACATCGTGATCACCACCGCGCTGATCCCGGGCCGTAAGGCGCCGGTCTTGCTGAGCGCAGAAACCGTATCGCAGATGAAGCCGGGCTCGGTGGTCATCGACCTCGCAGCAGCCCAAGGCGGCAACTGCCCGCTGACCGTGGCTGATCAGGTCGTGATCGAACATGGCGTGACCATCGTCGGCCATACCAACCTGCCCGCATTGGTCGCTGCCGATGCTTCTGCTCTTTATGCACGCAACCTGCTGGACTTCCTGAAGTTGGTCTTCACCAAGGAAGGACAGTTCGAGATCAACCTCGAAGACGACATCGTCGCCGCGTGCCTGATGTGCCGCGACGGCCAGATCGTCCGCAAGAACGGCTGA
- a CDS encoding NAD(P) transhydrogenase subunit alpha: MEDMLISHGVYNLIIFVLAIYVGYHVVWNVTPALHTPLMAVTNAISAIVIVGAMLAAALTVTPLGKTMGTLAVALAAVNVFGGFLVTRRMLEMFKKKAAPVKSTAKTEVPK, translated from the coding sequence ATGGAAGACATGCTGATCTCTCACGGCGTCTACAACCTGATCATTTTCGTGCTGGCGATTTACGTCGGCTACCACGTGGTCTGGAACGTCACCCCTGCCTTGCACACGCCATTGATGGCTGTGACCAACGCCATCTCCGCCATCGTGATTGTCGGCGCCATGCTGGCTGCCGCACTGACCGTCACTCCGCTGGGCAAGACCATGGGCACCCTGGCTGTCGCGCTGGCAGCCGTCAACGTGTTCGGTGGCTTTCTGGTCACCCGCCGCATGCTGGAAATGTTCAAGAAGAAGGCTGCTCCTGTTAAAAGCACAGCCAAAACTGAGGTGCCGAAGTAA
- a CDS encoding NAD(P)(+) transhydrogenase (Re/Si-specific) subunit beta, whose product MSMNLVTLLYLVSAICFIQALKGLSHPTTSRRGNLFGMLGMALAVLTTIGLVFKLAALSTDGASAGIGYIIVGLLVGGTAGSIMAKRVEMTKMPELVAFMHSMIGLAAVFIAIAAVVEPQSLGIVAHLGDSIPTGNRLELFLGAAIGAITFSGSVIAFGKLSGKYKFRLFQGAPVQFAGQHKLNLLLGLATLFFGLTFMFTGSLFAFSIMLVLAFVIGVLLIIPIGGADMPVVVSMLNSYSGWAAAGIGFSLNNSMLIIAGSLVGSSGAILSYIMCKAMNRSFFNVIGGGFGGAADAGAAAGSKEARPVKSGSADDATFLLTNADTVIIVPGYGLAVARAQHALKELTEKLTHRGVTVKYAIHPVAGRMPGHMNVLLAEAEVPYDQVFEMEDINSEFGQADVVLVLGANDVVNPAAKNDPKSPIAGMPILEAFKAKTIIVNKRSMASGYAGLDNELFYLDKTMMVFGDAKKVIEDMVKAVE is encoded by the coding sequence ATGAGCATGAACCTCGTCACCCTGCTGTACCTCGTTTCGGCGATCTGTTTCATTCAGGCCCTCAAAGGCCTGTCGCACCCGACCACTTCCCGTCGCGGCAACCTGTTCGGCATGCTCGGCATGGCCCTCGCAGTCCTGACGACAATCGGCCTGGTGTTCAAGCTCGCAGCACTGTCCACTGACGGCGCCAGCGCGGGCATCGGCTACATCATCGTGGGCCTGCTGGTCGGCGGCACGGCAGGGTCGATCATGGCCAAGCGCGTCGAGATGACCAAAATGCCGGAGCTGGTCGCTTTCATGCACAGCATGATCGGCCTGGCAGCGGTGTTCATTGCGATTGCGGCTGTGGTTGAACCGCAGTCGCTGGGCATCGTCGCGCACTTGGGCGATTCGATCCCGACGGGCAACCGTCTGGAGCTTTTCCTGGGCGCCGCCATCGGTGCGATCACCTTCTCGGGTTCGGTCATCGCCTTCGGCAAGCTGTCGGGCAAATACAAGTTCCGCCTGTTTCAGGGTGCGCCGGTACAGTTCGCAGGCCAGCACAAGCTGAACCTGCTCCTGGGCCTGGCCACGCTGTTCTTCGGCCTGACGTTCATGTTCACCGGCAGCCTGTTCGCCTTCAGCATCATGCTGGTCCTGGCGTTCGTCATCGGCGTGCTGCTGATTATCCCGATTGGCGGCGCAGACATGCCCGTGGTCGTGTCGATGCTCAACAGCTATTCGGGCTGGGCGGCGGCCGGTATCGGCTTCTCGCTGAACAACTCGATGCTGATCATCGCAGGCTCCCTGGTCGGTTCCTCCGGTGCGATCCTGTCTTACATCATGTGCAAGGCGATGAACCGTTCGTTCTTCAACGTGATCGGCGGTGGGTTCGGCGGCGCGGCGGATGCGGGTGCAGCGGCTGGCTCGAAAGAAGCACGCCCGGTCAAATCCGGTTCGGCTGACGATGCCACCTTCCTGCTGACCAACGCCGACACCGTGATCATCGTGCCTGGCTATGGTCTTGCGGTGGCCCGTGCGCAACACGCACTTAAAGAGCTGACCGAGAAGCTGACCCATCGCGGCGTGACCGTGAAGTATGCGATTCACCCGGTTGCCGGTCGTATGCCGGGGCACATGAACGTGCTGCTGGCCGAGGCAGAAGTGCCTTACGACCAGGTATTCGAGATGGAAGACATCAACTCCGAGTTCGGCCAGGCCGACGTGGTGCTGGTGCTCGGCGCCAACGACGTGGTCAACCCGGCGGCGAAGAACGATCCGAAATCGCCGATTGCCGGCATGCCGATTCTGGAAGCCTTCAAGGCCAAGACGATCATCGTCAACAAACGCTCGATGGCCAGCGGCTATGCCGGGCTGGACAACGAGCTGTTCTACCTCGACAAGACCATGATGGTCTTCGGTGACGCCAAGAAAGTCATCGAAGACATGGTCAAAGCGGTCGAATAA
- a CDS encoding acetyl-CoA hydrolase/transferase family protein gives MHRERIRLPSLMSKVMSAADAASLIKDGMTVGMSGFTRAGEAKAVPKALAERAKAHPLKISLMTGASLGNDLDKQLTEAGVLSRRMPFQVDNTLRKAINDGSVMFIDQHLSDTVEQLRNRQIKPVDIAVIECVAITEDGHLVLSTSVGNSASFAILAEQVIVEINVAQPLELEGLHDIYIPTYRPTRLPIPVLKADSRIGSHAVKIDPAKIVGIVFSDQADSPSSVLPADSETQAIAGHLVEFFKNEVRQNRLTNQLMPLQAGVGTIANAVMTGLIDSPFHGMAMYSEVLQDSTFDLFEAGKLDFASGCSMTLSERKHDAVYNNLEQYKPKLLLRPQEISNHPEVVRRLGIIGINTALEFDLYGNVNSTHVGGTRMMNGIGGSGDFARNAHLAIFVTKSIAKGGAISSVVPMVSHVDHTEHDVDILVTEQGLADLRGLAPRERARVIIDNCVHPAYREALNDYFRKACAIGGHTPHVLRDALSWHLNLEETGRMLAV, from the coding sequence ATGCACCGTGAACGTATCCGCCTGCCGTCTTTGATGAGCAAGGTAATGAGCGCGGCCGACGCCGCTTCCCTGATCAAGGACGGTATGACCGTCGGCATGAGTGGCTTCACCCGCGCAGGTGAAGCCAAGGCCGTGCCCAAGGCGCTGGCGGAGCGCGCCAAGGCTCACCCGCTGAAGATCAGCCTGATGACCGGCGCCAGTCTGGGTAACGACCTGGACAAGCAATTGACCGAAGCCGGCGTGCTGTCCCGTCGTATGCCGTTTCAGGTCGACAACACCCTGCGCAAGGCGATCAACGATGGCTCGGTGATGTTCATCGACCAGCACCTGTCCGATACCGTCGAGCAGCTGCGCAATCGCCAGATCAAACCGGTGGACATCGCCGTCATCGAATGTGTGGCGATCACTGAAGACGGCCATCTCGTCCTGAGTACCTCGGTGGGTAACTCCGCCAGCTTCGCGATCCTCGCCGAGCAGGTGATCGTCGAGATTAACGTCGCCCAGCCGCTGGAGCTGGAAGGCCTGCACGACATCTATATACCGACCTACCGCCCGACCCGCCTGCCGATCCCCGTGCTCAAGGCTGACAGCCGCATTGGCAGCCATGCCGTGAAGATCGACCCAGCAAAGATTGTCGGCATCGTGTTCAGCGATCAGGCCGACTCACCTTCATCTGTACTGCCAGCTGACAGCGAGACGCAGGCGATTGCCGGGCATCTGGTGGAATTCTTCAAGAATGAAGTACGCCAAAACCGCCTGACCAATCAGCTGATGCCGCTTCAGGCAGGCGTGGGGACGATCGCCAACGCGGTCATGACCGGTCTGATCGACTCGCCGTTCCACGGCATGGCGATGTACTCAGAAGTGCTTCAGGACTCGACCTTTGACTTGTTCGAGGCCGGCAAGCTGGACTTTGCCTCGGGTTGCTCGATGACGCTGTCAGAACGCAAGCATGACGCGGTCTACAACAACCTGGAGCAGTACAAACCGAAACTGTTATTACGCCCTCAGGAAATCTCCAACCATCCTGAAGTCGTGCGTCGCCTTGGCATCATCGGCATCAACACAGCGCTTGAGTTCGACCTGTACGGCAACGTCAACTCCACGCATGTGGGCGGTACACGAATGATGAACGGCATCGGGGGCTCGGGCGACTTCGCTCGTAACGCTCACCTCGCCATCTTCGTGACCAAGTCCATTGCCAAGGGCGGCGCGATTTCCAGCGTGGTGCCGATGGTCAGCCACGTGGACCACACAGAGCATGATGTGGACATCCTGGTCACCGAGCAGGGGCTGGCCGACCTGCGTGGCCTGGCGCCCCGCGAACGCGCTCGCGTGATCATCGACAACTGTGTCCATCCCGCCTACCGCGAAGCGCTCAACGACTACTTCCGCAAAGCCTGTGCTATCGGCGGCCACACCCCCCATGTGCTGCGCGATGCACTGAGTTGGCACCTCAACCTGGAAGAAACCGGCCGCATGCTCGCGGTGTAG
- a CDS encoding DUF1127 domain-containing protein, with protein MERTVSSELFYEETAQSAKASLPLRMFANLMLWQRRLSSRHQLARLDARLLADAGISESQRYEELSKPFWR; from the coding sequence ATGGAACGCACCGTAAGTTCCGAACTGTTCTACGAAGAAACCGCTCAATCCGCTAAAGCCTCGTTGCCGCTGCGTATGTTCGCCAACCTGATGCTCTGGCAGCGTCGTCTGTCCAGCCGCCACCAGCTGGCCCGTCTGGATGCTCGTCTGCTGGCTGACGCCGGTATCAGCGAATCCCAGCGTTACGAAGAGCTGAGCAAGCCGTTCTGGCGCTAA
- a CDS encoding DUF2388 domain-containing protein: MSRFRLMSAAVLLIAATGAHASSFVVTTDTIVRALDASSNATSKISSSFHDDKIVLAARDDAASFVASKGEIRGAHLEGAFQHIREVSPSLNASDAQLAQAILAI, from the coding sequence ATGTCTCGCTTTCGCCTGATGAGTGCAGCTGTACTTCTGATCGCAGCCACGGGTGCTCACGCGTCCAGCTTTGTGGTCACCACCGACACCATCGTTCGCGCACTGGATGCTTCGTCCAACGCCACCTCCAAAATCTCTTCTTCCTTCCATGACGACAAGATCGTCCTGGCAGCACGTGACGATGCAGCCAGCTTCGTCGCCAGCAAGGGCGAAATTCGCGGCGCTCACCTGGAAGGTGCGTTTCAGCACATCCGGGAAGTCAGCCCGAGTCTGAATGCGTCGGATGCCCAATTGGCACAGGCCATTCTTGCCATCTGA
- a CDS encoding DUF2388 domain-containing protein encodes MRSLSRLLIAATASLICVTQAQAFDTTTQSLIKSGYATSQVTTGPFDNKLILAAQDDAAAFIASDGQLRGAQLEAALMYLRQSQPKLHASDLELAQAILVQ; translated from the coding sequence ATGCGTTCATTGTCTCGCCTGTTGATTGCAGCGACTGCCAGCCTGATCTGCGTTACCCAGGCTCAAGCGTTCGACACAACCACACAAAGCCTGATCAAAAGCGGGTACGCCACCAGCCAGGTGACGACCGGGCCTTTCGATAACAAACTGATACTTGCCGCCCAGGATGATGCTGCAGCGTTCATAGCCAGTGATGGCCAACTGCGAGGAGCACAGCTGGAAGCAGCGCTGATGTATCTGCGTCAATCCCAGCCAAAACTTCATGCCAGCGACCTTGAACTGGCGCAGGCAATCCTCGTCCAATAA
- a CDS encoding DUF2388 domain-containing protein produces the protein MRTPLIAAALGLLLLTDVAHAQTLKATSNIVVRALGRSVDFTSDTTSSVRNWKMVVEAQDDAASYVATNGDIHGAKLDAAFATLRERLPEARNASDQDLAEAILAL, from the coding sequence ATGCGTACCCCGTTGATTGCCGCTGCCCTCGGCCTGTTGTTGCTGACCGATGTCGCGCACGCGCAAACCTTGAAAGCCACCAGTAACATCGTTGTCCGTGCGCTGGGCCGTAGCGTGGACTTCACCTCTGACACCACGTCTTCGGTCCGTAACTGGAAAATGGTCGTGGAAGCTCAGGACGACGCCGCCAGCTACGTTGCCACCAACGGCGACATTCACGGCGCCAAACTGGACGCCGCGTTCGCCACCTTGCGTGAGCGCTTGCCGGAAGCGCGTAACGCCAGTGACCAGGATCTCGCTGAAGCCATCCTCGCACTGTGA
- a CDS encoding DUF4105 domain-containing protein: MRRVAVWLLASALSLICSSAFADLSLSLYTDGLSPAQQQASQTLLDEAMAHLPPMFVSKLDRKVEVRWTDDMPSNAYGRADGPYRLDLNQRLLAGLTDGSAATTRTNRPHGTVREEMLATVLHELTHIYDHAQLWSPEERKLIIACARQGNSTGKIGLRDNCRGQTDRRFTLSDDPRLLDLAGWPQYVGRRGEREERNGQVARSPDIYEISSPLEFVAVNMEYFLLDPAYACRRPALYDYYKQLFNWAPAAKDDCPTYYPYLNAGNDFAREPLGKLDPERVYEVDYLLAEANQNLVSRWGHSMLRLVICKPGRPRGPDCRLDLDQHLVLSYRAFVNDLQLSSWSGLTGAYPSRLFVLPLGQVIDEYTKTELRSLASVPLKLSREEIDGLVQHAAEMHWAYDGNYWFLSNNCAVENLKLLRSGTDDPRLVGLDSIMPNGLLEVLKGRGLADTSVLDDPKKALRLGYRFDSYRDRYQAMFDVLRKSTDVKESTVEDWLSLPAKDRRPYFAQADLRTSAAMLLLEQAAQRRQLLLAQDEVKQRYLSAVEKKDNGVSKATGTLQDILANSGFLSRPAELLGSGGYGLPQKGEWTRLEEESSQRQKQLQRLTGDLDKEVRALLEPDRAAEIAATDENLKQVGEHLRALHKAAGGLELP; this comes from the coding sequence GTGAGGCGCGTAGCCGTCTGGCTGCTGGCGTCGGCGCTCTCGCTGATCTGCTCGAGCGCCTTCGCCGACTTGAGCCTGTCGCTGTACACCGACGGGTTGAGTCCTGCACAACAGCAAGCCAGCCAGACGCTGCTCGACGAGGCGATGGCGCATTTGCCGCCGATGTTCGTCAGCAAGCTTGATCGTAAAGTCGAAGTCCGCTGGACCGATGACATGCCGTCCAACGCCTACGGACGCGCAGACGGGCCATACCGTCTGGACCTCAATCAACGCCTGCTGGCGGGTTTGACCGACGGCAGTGCAGCCACCACCCGAACCAATCGCCCGCACGGCACTGTGCGCGAAGAAATGCTCGCCACGGTGCTGCATGAGCTCACCCATATTTATGATCACGCCCAGCTTTGGTCGCCTGAAGAGCGCAAGCTGATCATCGCGTGTGCGCGTCAGGGCAACAGCACTGGCAAAATCGGTCTGCGTGACAATTGCCGAGGCCAGACCGACCGGCGTTTCACCTTGAGCGACGATCCACGCCTGCTGGACCTTGCCGGCTGGCCTCAATACGTGGGACGGCGAGGGGAGCGTGAGGAGCGTAACGGTCAGGTTGCCCGCAGCCCTGATATCTACGAAATCAGCAGCCCGCTTGAGTTCGTTGCCGTGAACATGGAGTACTTCCTCCTTGACCCGGCCTATGCCTGTCGGCGTCCCGCGCTCTATGACTACTACAAGCAGTTGTTCAACTGGGCGCCCGCCGCCAAAGATGACTGCCCGACTTACTACCCTTATTTAAACGCAGGTAACGACTTCGCCCGTGAGCCTTTGGGCAAGCTCGACCCCGAGCGCGTGTACGAGGTTGATTACCTGCTGGCCGAGGCCAACCAGAACCTGGTGAGTCGTTGGGGCCACAGCATGCTGCGCCTGGTGATCTGCAAGCCCGGGCGCCCGCGCGGGCCGGATTGCCGTCTGGATCTGGATCAGCATCTGGTGCTGTCCTATCGAGCATTCGTGAACGACCTGCAACTGTCCAGTTGGAGCGGCCTGACGGGCGCTTACCCATCTCGCCTGTTCGTGCTGCCGTTGGGCCAGGTGATCGATGAGTACACCAAGACCGAATTGCGCAGTCTGGCGTCCGTGCCGCTGAAGCTGTCCCGCGAGGAAATCGACGGGCTGGTCCAGCATGCCGCCGAGATGCACTGGGCGTATGACGGCAACTATTGGTTTCTGTCCAACAACTGCGCTGTGGAAAACCTGAAACTGTTGCGCAGTGGTACTGACGACCCTCGGCTTGTGGGCCTGGACAGCATCATGCCCAACGGCTTGCTTGAAGTGCTCAAGGGCAGGGGCCTGGCAGACACCAGCGTGCTGGACGATCCCAAAAAAGCACTGCGGCTGGGCTATCGCTTCGATTCCTATCGCGACCGCTATCAAGCCATGTTCGATGTGCTGCGCAAATCCACTGACGTGAAAGAATCCACCGTCGAGGACTGGCTGTCGCTGCCTGCGAAGGATCGACGCCCGTATTTCGCCCAGGCCGACTTGCGCACCAGTGCTGCCATGCTGCTTCTGGAACAGGCCGCTCAACGCCGTCAGTTGCTGCTGGCTCAGGATGAGGTCAAGCAACGCTACCTCAGCGCGGTCGAGAAGAAGGACAACGGTGTTTCGAAGGCCACCGGCACCTTGCAAGACATCCTGGCCAACAGCGGCTTCCTCAGCCGCCCTGCGGAATTGTTGGGGAGTGGCGGGTATGGCCTGCCGCAGAAGGGTGAATGGACGCGTCTTGAGGAAGAAAGCAGCCAGCGCCAGAAACAGCTGCAGCGCCTGACCGGCGATCTGGACAAAGAGGTGAGGGCGCTGCTGGAGCCTGACCGAGCCGCCGAGATCGCTGCCACCGACGAAAACCTCAAGCAAGTGGGCGAGCATTTGCGGGCGCTGCATAAAGCGGCGGGTGGGTTGGAGTTGCCTTGA
- a CDS encoding GFA family protein, translating into MSEIHTGGCHCGNLRYQLDAPLHDIAHCHCSICRRTSGGIAVTWITVPLESFKWLAGSPAAYDSGPTCVRFFCNNCGAQTALFSRNSPETMDVTIATLDHPELAPAVRHIWTDNRLPWLHLDEDLPGEPGETV; encoded by the coding sequence ATGAGCGAAATCCATACCGGTGGGTGCCATTGCGGCAACCTGCGCTATCAACTCGATGCGCCCTTGCATGACATCGCTCATTGTCATTGCTCGATTTGTCGGCGTACCTCGGGCGGCATTGCGGTGACCTGGATCACCGTGCCTCTGGAATCATTCAAATGGCTGGCCGGAAGCCCTGCTGCGTATGATTCCGGCCCGACCTGCGTAAGGTTCTTCTGTAATAACTGTGGGGCACAGACCGCCCTGTTCAGCCGCAACAGCCCGGAGACCATGGACGTGACCATCGCCACCCTCGACCACCCCGAGCTCGCGCCGGCCGTTCGTCATATCTGGACCGACAATCGATTGCCGTGGCTGCACCTGGATGAGGATCTGCCGGGTGAGCCAGGCGAGACGGTCTAG
- a CDS encoding CitMHS family transporter gives MLTFLGFAMVVAFMYLIMSKRLSALIALIIVPIVFALFGGFAADIGPMMLAGITKLAPTGVMLMFAILYFALMIDSGLFDPAVRKILKLVKGDPVKVSVGTAVLALVVSLDGDGATTYMICVAAMLPLYSRLGMSPRIMAGLIILAGGVMNMTPWGGPTARAASALHVDPSDIFVPMIPAMLAGVVAILVIAYFYGKRERARLGELHLPGDEVDHSEISVSQFPDARRPKLIWFNGALTLALMVALIMGLLPLPVLFMIAFSIAMIVNYPCLQAQKDRVAAHAGSVLAVVGLIFAAGIFTGILSGTGMVDAMSKSLLAVIPDAMGPYLAVITAVVSMPFTFFMSNDAFYYGVLPVLSEAASHYGISPVEMARASIVGQPVHLLSPLVPSTYLLVALAGIEFGDHQRFTLKWAVLVCVCILIAALLMGIFPAFSSL, from the coding sequence ATGTTGACCTTCCTCGGCTTTGCCATGGTTGTCGCTTTCATGTACCTGATCATGAGCAAGCGCCTTTCTGCGCTGATTGCCCTGATCATCGTGCCGATCGTATTTGCCTTGTTCGGCGGTTTCGCCGCCGACATCGGCCCCATGATGCTCGCCGGCATCACCAAGCTTGCGCCGACCGGCGTGATGCTGATGTTCGCTATCCTCTACTTCGCCCTGATGATCGACTCCGGCCTGTTCGACCCGGCCGTGCGCAAGATCCTCAAGCTGGTCAAAGGTGACCCGGTAAAGGTGTCGGTGGGTACCGCCGTTCTGGCACTTGTCGTGTCGCTGGACGGCGACGGCGCCACCACTTACATGATCTGCGTGGCCGCCATGCTGCCGTTGTACAGCCGTTTGGGCATGAGCCCGCGCATCATGGCTGGCCTGATCATTCTGGCGGGCGGTGTGATGAACATGACGCCATGGGGCGGACCGACTGCCCGTGCAGCCAGTGCGTTGCATGTCGACCCCTCTGACATCTTCGTGCCGATGATTCCAGCCATGCTCGCAGGCGTGGTCGCGATCCTCGTCATCGCGTATTTCTACGGTAAACGTGAGCGTGCACGCCTGGGTGAGTTGCACCTGCCGGGTGACGAAGTCGATCACAGCGAAATCAGTGTTTCGCAGTTCCCCGACGCCCGTCGTCCCAAGCTGATCTGGTTCAATGGCGCGCTGACCCTGGCGCTGATGGTTGCGTTGATCATGGGCCTGCTTCCTCTGCCGGTGCTGTTCATGATCGCGTTCAGTATTGCCATGATCGTCAACTACCCGTGCCTGCAAGCGCAGAAAGATCGCGTCGCCGCGCATGCCGGTAGCGTACTGGCAGTGGTCGGTCTGATCTTCGCGGCCGGCATTTTCACCGGTATCCTGTCCGGCACCGGTATGGTCGATGCGATGTCGAAAAGCCTGCTGGCAGTGATTCCGGACGCGATGGGGCCGTACCTTGCGGTCATTACCGCCGTGGTCAGCATGCCGTTCACCTTTTTCATGTCCAACGATGCGTTCTACTATGGCGTGCTGCCGGTGCTGTCCGAGGCCGCATCGCACTACGGCATCAGTCCGGTGGAAATGGCACGTGCCTCGATCGTCGGTCAGCCCGTCCATCTGTTGAGCCCGCTGGTGCCGTCGACCTATTTGTTGGTCGCGCTGGCTGGCATTGAATTTGGCGATCATCAGCGCTTTACCCTCAAATGGGCGGTGCTGGTCTGCGTATGCATCCTGATAGCCGCACTGCTGATGGGGATCTTCCCGGCGTTCAGCAGTCTATAA
- a CDS encoding TerC family protein, producing the protein MEWLTNPEIWVAFFTLTALEIVLGIDNIIMISILVSRMPKAMQPRTRIFGLALAMVTRILLLLSITWVMRLTDDLFVVLGQGISGRDLILFFGGLFLLWKSSQEIYHGMEGEDEEVEEPKGKGGLFLYTIIQIAIIDIVFSLDSVITAVGMVSHVPVMVAAIIVAVLIMMLCSGVISDFIDKHPSLKMLALSFLIVVGTVLIAESFDVHVPKGYVYFAMAFSLAVEAINIKMRTAMAKKRAMQDPVKLRKDVPGQ; encoded by the coding sequence ATGGAATGGCTGACCAACCCTGAGATCTGGGTTGCTTTCTTTACCCTGACTGCCCTGGAAATCGTTCTGGGCATCGACAACATCATCATGATCTCGATCCTGGTCAGCCGGATGCCCAAAGCGATGCAGCCACGCACGCGGATTTTCGGTCTGGCGCTGGCGATGGTCACGCGCATCCTCCTGCTGCTGTCGATCACCTGGGTCATGCGCCTGACCGACGATCTGTTCGTCGTACTTGGCCAGGGCATTTCCGGGCGCGACCTGATTCTGTTCTTCGGTGGCCTGTTTCTGTTGTGGAAGAGCTCGCAAGAGATCTACCACGGCATGGAAGGCGAGGATGAAGAGGTCGAGGAGCCTAAGGGCAAAGGTGGCCTGTTTCTGTACACCATCATCCAGATCGCGATCATCGACATCGTGTTTTCGCTGGACTCGGTCATCACTGCGGTCGGCATGGTGTCTCACGTGCCTGTCATGGTTGCTGCGATCATCGTCGCGGTCCTGATCATGATGTTGTGCTCGGGTGTCATCAGCGATTTCATCGACAAGCACCCGTCACTGAAAATGCTGGCGCTGTCGTTCCTGATCGTCGTCGGTACGGTGCTGATCGCCGAATCCTTCGATGTGCATGTGCCAAAAGGCTACGTCTACTTCGCCATGGCGTTCTCGCTGGCGGTCGAGGCGATCAACATCAAGATGCGCACCGCGATGGCCAAGAAGAGGGCAATGCAAGACCCTGTGAAACTTCGCAAAGACGTTCCGGGTCAATAA